Proteins from a single region of Caloramator sp. E03:
- a CDS encoding sensor histidine kinase, with translation MKKSLYTKLITTYFIILVISYSLIAVFLSFWFYNYYKDQKTNELIREGINLNTIVSNYIHGKTDASRLKYELSVIDRLLNARIWVIDNYGYIYGYSGDETDKITGKQITNAEIDEVRKRNIIVKTGSFRGMFTTPMLTVGMPIIIDDQVRSVVFLHSPLNEIKSALKRVFFVIWMSAFFAILISAFIIYYFSERILIKPLDKINETAKLISKGEFERRVNLTSDDEIGDLAKSFNYMADSLENLEKMRRSFIANISHELRSPMTSINGFLSGILDGTIPKEKTAYYLNIVHDEIKRLIRLINDLLDLARLESGEFSLTIGVFDINELIRQRIIKFEDKINKKKINVDVVLTGNKIKVKGDRDRIDQVITNLVDNAIKFTPEGGVIEIRTAIKEDRLLVSVYNNGPAIPKDEIAYIWDRFHKVDKARSKGGGTGLGLSIVRQIINQHKQTVWVESGEWGTKFTFTLSLA, from the coding sequence ATGAAAAAAAGCCTTTATACAAAGTTAATTACTACGTATTTTATAATACTTGTAATATCCTATAGCCTTATTGCAGTTTTTTTATCTTTTTGGTTTTATAACTACTACAAAGATCAAAAAACTAATGAACTTATAAGAGAAGGAATAAACCTTAATACTATAGTTTCTAATTATATACATGGAAAGACAGATGCTTCAAGGTTAAAATATGAATTGTCTGTTATTGATAGGCTTTTAAATGCCAGAATATGGGTAATCGATAATTATGGATATATTTATGGATATTCTGGCGATGAAACGGATAAAATAACAGGTAAACAAATAACTAATGCTGAAATAGATGAAGTTAGAAAAAGAAATATAATAGTTAAAACAGGAAGTTTTAGAGGCATGTTTACAACCCCTATGCTTACAGTAGGGATGCCAATTATAATAGATGATCAGGTTCGAAGTGTTGTATTTTTACACTCGCCTTTAAATGAAATAAAAAGTGCCTTAAAAAGAGTATTCTTTGTTATATGGATGTCTGCTTTTTTTGCAATATTGATTTCTGCATTTATAATATACTATTTTTCGGAAAGGATACTTATAAAACCTCTTGATAAAATAAATGAAACAGCAAAGCTAATATCAAAGGGGGAATTTGAAAGAAGAGTTAATTTGACATCTGATGATGAGATAGGGGATTTGGCAAAATCCTTTAACTACATGGCAGATTCCTTAGAAAATCTTGAAAAGATGAGAAGGAGCTTTATTGCAAATATATCTCATGAATTAAGATCTCCTATGACATCAATAAACGGTTTTTTGTCTGGAATTCTTGATGGAACAATACCAAAGGAGAAGACAGCTTATTATTTAAATATAGTTCATGATGAGATAAAAAGGCTAATTAGACTTATAAATGACTTATTGGATCTTGCAAGGCTTGAGTCAGGAGAATTTTCACTTACTATTGGCGTTTTTGATATAAATGAACTTATAAGGCAGAGGATAATTAAGTTTGAAGACAAGATTAACAAGAAAAAGATAAATGTCGATGTAGTTTTAACAGGAAATAAAATAAAAGTAAAAGGTGATAGAGATAGGATTGATCAGGTTATAACAAACCTTGTAGATAATGCTATTAAATTTACTCCAGAAGGAGGAGTAATTGAAATACGTACAGCAATAAAAGAAGACAGGCTTCTTGTTAGTGTATATAATAATGGTCCTGCTATTCCAAAGGATGAAATAGCATATATTTGGGATAGATTCCATAAAGTTGACAAGGCACGATCTAAGGGTGGTGGTACAGGACTTGGGCTTTCTATTGTAAGGCAAATAATAAACCAGCATAAGCAAACTGTATGGGTAGAGTCAGGTGAATGGGGGACTAAATTTACTTTTACATTAAGTTTAGCTTAA
- the pth gene encoding aminoacyl-tRNA hydrolase, translated as MYIVAGLGNPGKEYENTRHNIGFMVLDFLAKKLDFNISKIKFKGLTGECVIENEKIIFLKPSTYMNLSGDSIREAVDFYKIPLSNLIVVYDDVDIMFGKIRIRPSGSDAGHNGMKSIIYQLNSNEFPRIRVGIGAANKNMISHVLGSFSENEREILQDIIQVAGDAIIDIIKNGIQYSMNKYNSLIVGKE; from the coding sequence ATGTATATTGTTGCTGGACTTGGAAATCCTGGTAAGGAATATGAAAATACAAGGCATAACATTGGATTTATGGTTTTAGATTTTTTAGCTAAAAAGCTTGATTTTAATATATCAAAAATAAAATTTAAAGGATTAACTGGAGAATGCGTGATAGAAAATGAAAAGATAATATTTTTAAAACCTTCAACCTATATGAATTTAAGTGGGGATAGCATAAGAGAGGCTGTAGATTTTTACAAAATTCCCCTTTCAAATCTTATTGTAGTTTACGATGATGTGGATATTATGTTTGGGAAAATAAGGATAAGACCTTCAGGAAGCGATGCGGGACATAATGGTATGAAAAGTATAATATATCAGCTTAATAGTAATGAGTTTCCACGCATTAGAGTAGGTATAGGGGCTGCAAATAAGAATATGATATCTCATGTTCTTGGAAGTTTTTCCGAAAATGAAAGGGAAATACTTCAAGATATTATACAAGTAGCTGGAGATGCTATAATTGATATAATAAAAAATGGAATACAATATTCCATGAATAAGTATAATTCTCTTATTGTAGGTAAAGAATAG
- a CDS encoding basic amino acid/polyamine antiporter, whose amino-acid sequence MKKEKKLGLFLLTGLAIGSMIGAGIFDSPTGLIKSANPQTTVIAWLLGGFGVLMLALVFQMLANKKPELKGGIYSYAREGFGDLVGFSSAWGYWFSAVIGNVAFIFLLFKTINSFFPEGQGLKPVVSFILGSVLLFLYHYVISRGIKDASVINAFFTIAKIIPLILVILFGIFVWKWDIFNVPYWENILAATKESTNLYNQINGAMSTILWCFIGIEAAVVMSTRATDQKTVGKATILGFFITLIIYMLISIVAMGVVTPDRLANAGTPLADVLAATALGNVGGIIVRLGVIVSVLGALISWILLTAELPFVAAKDNVMPKWFEKENAAGVPINSLRLTNLVTFIFIFGLLSERLQSAYDIAYTLATTVYLLPYLLSSLYAIKICLNEKAKAWETIVSILAIIYSIYVIYTVGLMYFGLAIIIYTIGLFVYFIAKREKDEKFNTSEKIAILLLILVSIIMIVLIILGKVSL is encoded by the coding sequence GTGAAAAAAGAAAAAAAATTAGGCTTATTTCTACTTACAGGACTTGCTATAGGTTCTATGATAGGTGCTGGAATATTTGATAGTCCTACAGGTTTGATTAAAAGTGCAAACCCTCAGACAACAGTTATTGCATGGCTTTTAGGAGGTTTTGGCGTTTTAATGCTTGCTTTAGTTTTTCAGATGCTTGCTAATAAGAAGCCAGAGCTTAAAGGTGGTATTTATTCTTACGCAAGAGAAGGATTTGGAGATCTTGTTGGTTTTAGCTCTGCTTGGGGATATTGGTTTAGTGCAGTAATAGGTAATGTTGCATTCATATTCTTACTATTTAAAACAATTAACAGTTTCTTTCCTGAAGGGCAGGGGCTTAAGCCTGTTGTTTCATTTATACTTGGTTCTGTGTTACTATTTTTATATCATTATGTCATTAGCCGTGGAATAAAAGATGCCAGTGTTATAAATGCATTCTTTACAATTGCAAAAATTATTCCCCTTATACTTGTTATTTTGTTTGGGATATTTGTTTGGAAGTGGGATATATTTAATGTTCCATATTGGGAAAATATCCTTGCTGCAACTAAAGAAAGTACGAATCTTTACAATCAAATAAATGGTGCTATGAGTACAATACTTTGGTGTTTTATAGGTATTGAGGCTGCTGTTGTTATGTCAACAAGGGCGACGGATCAAAAAACTGTTGGGAAAGCTACTATACTTGGATTTTTTATAACACTTATAATATATATGCTTATATCAATTGTTGCAATGGGAGTTGTTACACCAGATAGGCTTGCAAATGCAGGTACACCTCTTGCTGATGTTTTAGCAGCTACAGCTCTTGGAAATGTTGGGGGGATAATTGTAAGGCTTGGAGTTATTGTTTCTGTATTAGGAGCACTTATCAGTTGGATACTTTTAACTGCGGAACTTCCTTTTGTTGCAGCAAAGGATAACGTAATGCCTAAATGGTTTGAGAAAGAAAATGCAGCTGGCGTACCAATTAATTCGTTGAGGCTTACAAATTTAGTTACTTTTATTTTTATATTTGGACTTTTATCTGAAAGGCTTCAAAGTGCCTATGATATAGCTTATACCTTAGCAACTACAGTTTACCTTTTACCATATTTACTATCATCACTATATGCTATTAAAATATGTTTAAATGAAAAAGCTAAAGCCTGGGAAACCATTGTTTCAATATTAGCAATAATATATTCTATTTATGTGATATATACAGTTGGATTAATGTATTTTGGCTTAGCGATTATAATCTATACTATAGGATTGTTTGTTTATTTTATTGCTAAAAGAGAAAAAGATGAAAAATTCAATACATCTGAGAAAATTGCAATATTACTGTTAATTTTAGTGTCTATTATAATGATTGTTTTAATTATATTAGGCAAGGTAAGCTTATAA
- the mfd gene encoding transcription-repair coupling factor produces the protein MRFKGLNDVFKKHEEYEIILSSLNTGKTPCQIHGLSESQKAYISCCLFDDTQRQTLILTHNDIEARKIYDDIKIFTDKCYYLPIREMVFNVDVTSGEVKIERLKTIYKILSGEPIIVVASVDAIFYNMPPKNIFIKNTFTLKPNDSIEILSLATKLIDLGYERVEIVEGSGQFAQRGGIIDIFSPLNDEPYRIEFFGDEIDTIRTFDVVSQRSKNKVDSALIYPARETIIDSDRIQAIVSNIEKDFELKYKSYSKKNKEAAERLRVRVKENIEKLKNFRYFEGIDSYMLYLYNSSNFFIDYFDNPIVILDESGRIVQRINTGYEEFEDTFKSMLDKGDVMPLQGEYFFPPEYIINSINKNKIIALNMLPRVVDDIKPLSVVNFNAISMNPLSGNIEFLINEIKSKIKNRYSILIMAGTSSRAERLAKSLKEEEIDALYVEEVDELREGKVVVTSGSLSRGMEFPDKKLIVISDKEFFKEKTKRKGTFAKKAGKIQSFTDLKVGDYVVHVNHGIGIYKGITQLVIDGIKKDYLLLQYQGGDTLYVPVEQLDMVQKYIGADDEPPKVYKLGGSEWAKTKKKVKESLREMAENLIELYAVRKTIKGYAFSKDTPWQKQFEDEFPYQETPDQIAAIEEIKKDMEKPQPMDRLLCGDVGYGKTEVAMRAAFKAVMDGKQVAVLVPTTILAEQHYNNFKQRFMDFPVSIDMISRFRNREQQKKTLSDLHVGNIDIIIGTHRLLQKDVKFKDLGLLIIDEEQRFGVSHKEKIKLLKKNIDVLTLTATPIPRTLHMSMIGVRDMSIIETPPEERYPVQTYVMEYNENIVKDAILREISRGGQVFFVYNRVETIKDMQAALTKIIPEAKIIIAHGKMDEKELEEAILSFISGEGDILLCTTIIETGIDMPNVNTLIVYDADKMGLSQLYQLRGRVGRSNRLAFAYFTYRKDKILTEVAEKRLKAIKEFTEFGSGFKIAMRDLEIRGAGNLLGTQQHGHMVAVGYDLYCRLLEEAVREIKGDIKDEYTETSIELTVDAYIPDKFIGDEMVKIEIYKKIASIESIEDKVEVEEEIVDRFGDIPQPVENLINIAYIKSIGKKLRIINIKQVNKEVYVHFKDADIIQIDVLRDVNEKLDKILSYGSTTEPIIKFKVQNNTLIINTLKKFLELICDLHNIDK, from the coding sequence TTGAGATTTAAAGGCTTAAATGACGTTTTTAAAAAACATGAAGAATATGAAATTATATTGTCTTCATTAAATACAGGAAAAACTCCATGTCAAATTCATGGCCTTTCTGAGTCACAAAAGGCCTATATTTCATGCTGCCTTTTTGATGATACTCAAAGACAAACATTAATACTTACACATAATGATATAGAAGCAAGGAAAATATACGATGATATAAAGATATTTACAGATAAATGTTATTATCTGCCAATTAGAGAAATGGTTTTTAATGTTGATGTTACTTCTGGTGAAGTAAAGATAGAAAGGCTAAAGACCATATATAAAATATTATCTGGGGAACCTATTATAGTTGTTGCCTCTGTTGATGCAATATTTTATAATATGCCACCTAAAAACATATTCATAAAAAATACATTTACTTTAAAACCTAACGATTCAATTGAAATATTATCCCTGGCAACTAAGCTTATAGATCTTGGATATGAAAGAGTTGAAATAGTAGAGGGTAGTGGTCAGTTTGCTCAAAGGGGAGGAATAATTGATATATTTTCACCTTTAAATGATGAACCTTATAGAATAGAGTTTTTCGGGGATGAGATTGATACTATAAGAACCTTTGATGTAGTAAGCCAAAGAAGTAAAAATAAGGTTGATAGTGCTTTAATATATCCAGCAAGAGAAACAATAATAGACTCAGATAGAATACAAGCCATTGTAAGTAATATAGAAAAGGATTTTGAATTAAAATACAAATCTTATTCAAAGAAAAACAAAGAGGCAGCAGAGAGATTAAGAGTAAGAGTAAAAGAAAATATAGAAAAACTTAAGAATTTTAGATACTTTGAAGGTATAGATAGCTATATGCTATATCTATATAATTCTTCAAATTTTTTTATAGATTATTTTGATAACCCTATCGTTATACTTGATGAATCAGGGAGAATAGTGCAAAGGATAAACACAGGATATGAAGAGTTCGAGGATACGTTTAAGTCAATGCTTGATAAAGGAGATGTAATGCCACTGCAGGGAGAGTACTTCTTTCCACCAGAATATATAATTAATTCCATTAATAAGAATAAAATTATAGCTCTAAATATGTTGCCACGAGTTGTTGATGATATAAAACCTTTATCGGTTGTTAACTTCAATGCTATTTCAATGAATCCTTTATCTGGTAATATAGAATTTTTAATAAATGAAATAAAGAGTAAAATCAAGAATAGATACAGCATACTTATTATGGCTGGGACTTCGAGTAGGGCAGAAAGGCTTGCAAAAAGCTTAAAAGAAGAAGAAATAGATGCATTGTATGTTGAAGAAGTAGATGAATTAAGAGAGGGAAAGGTTGTTGTAACATCAGGTAGCCTAAGCCGAGGAATGGAATTCCCTGATAAAAAATTGATTGTTATATCAGACAAAGAGTTTTTTAAGGAAAAGACTAAAAGAAAGGGAACTTTTGCAAAAAAAGCAGGGAAAATACAAAGCTTTACAGACTTAAAAGTTGGAGATTATGTTGTTCATGTAAACCATGGTATTGGAATATATAAGGGAATCACACAGCTTGTAATAGACGGCATAAAAAAAGATTATCTTCTTCTTCAATATCAGGGAGGAGATACTCTGTATGTACCAGTTGAGCAGCTTGATATGGTTCAAAAATATATTGGTGCAGATGATGAGCCTCCAAAGGTTTATAAGCTTGGAGGAAGCGAATGGGCAAAAACTAAGAAAAAGGTTAAAGAATCACTAAGAGAGATGGCAGAAAACCTTATAGAACTTTATGCGGTAAGAAAAACTATAAAAGGATATGCTTTCTCAAAGGATACACCATGGCAAAAGCAGTTTGAAGATGAGTTCCCATACCAAGAGACTCCTGATCAGATAGCAGCCATAGAAGAAATAAAAAAGGATATGGAAAAGCCACAGCCTATGGATAGACTTCTTTGTGGTGATGTGGGATATGGAAAGACAGAAGTTGCAATGAGAGCGGCATTTAAAGCTGTTATGGATGGGAAGCAAGTTGCAGTGCTTGTTCCAACTACAATTCTTGCAGAGCAGCACTATAATAACTTTAAACAAAGGTTTATGGATTTTCCTGTAAGTATTGATATGATAAGCAGGTTCAGAAATAGAGAGCAGCAGAAGAAAACTCTTTCGGATCTTCATGTAGGGAATATAGATATAATAATAGGTACCCATAGACTTTTACAAAAGGATGTTAAATTTAAAGACCTTGGGCTTTTAATAATCGATGAAGAACAAAGATTTGGTGTTTCTCATAAGGAGAAGATAAAACTTTTAAAAAAGAATATTGATGTTCTTACTTTAACTGCAACTCCTATACCCAGAACTCTTCATATGTCTATGATTGGAGTTAGGGACATGAGTATAATAGAAACACCTCCTGAAGAGAGGTATCCTGTTCAAACTTATGTGATGGAGTACAATGAGAATATAGTTAAAGATGCAATTTTAAGGGAAATTTCAAGAGGTGGACAGGTATTTTTTGTATATAATAGAGTTGAAACTATAAAGGACATGCAGGCAGCATTAACGAAAATTATTCCTGAGGCTAAAATAATCATTGCTCACGGTAAAATGGATGAAAAGGAGTTGGAAGAAGCTATATTGAGTTTTATATCTGGAGAAGGAGATATACTCCTTTGTACTACTATAATTGAAACTGGTATAGATATGCCTAATGTAAATACTCTTATAGTATATGATGCTGATAAAATGGGTTTGTCACAACTATACCAGCTAAGAGGAAGGGTTGGCCGCTCTAATAGGCTTGCTTTTGCATATTTTACCTATAGAAAAGATAAAATACTTACTGAAGTTGCTGAAAAAAGGCTTAAGGCAATAAAGGAATTTACGGAGTTTGGTTCCGGGTTTAAAATTGCAATGAGAGATCTTGAAATAAGAGGAGCTGGTAACCTTTTAGGAACGCAACAACATGGCCACATGGTAGCGGTGGGCTATGATTTATACTGTAGACTTCTTGAGGAAGCTGTAAGGGAAATAAAAGGAGATATTAAGGATGAGTATACTGAAACTTCTATAGAGCTTACAGTGGATGCTTATATACCAGATAAGTTCATTGGCGATGAAATGGTTAAAATAGAAATATATAAAAAGATAGCTTCGATTGAAAGTATTGAGGATAAAGTTGAAGTTGAAGAGGAGATAGTAGATAGATTTGGAGATATACCACAACCTGTAGAAAATCTTATAAATATAGCCTATATTAAATCTATAGGTAAAAAACTTAGGATAATAAATATAAAGCAGGTGAACAAGGAGGTTTATGTGCATTTTAAAGATGCAGACATCATACAAATAGATGTATTAAGAGATGTAAATGAAAAGCTTGATAAAATTTTAAGCTATGGAAGTACTACTGAGCCAATTATTAAATTTAAAGTTCAAAATAACACACTAATTATAAATACATTAAAGAAATTTTTGGAACTGATCTGTGATTTGCATAATATAGATAAATAG
- the spoVT gene encoding stage V sporulation protein T produces MKATGIVRRIDDLGRVVIPKEIRRTLRIREGDPLEIFTDREGGIILKKYSPIGELSDFAKEYAEALQQSVGHSILICDRDSIIAVAGAAKKEYMEKRISDDVEKILNERKTVMHNAKDGGKGFAITADEEDGTAYSAQVISPIIAEGDAIGAVIIMSKDENIVMGDQEKKLSETAAVFLGKQME; encoded by the coding sequence ATGAAAGCAACTGGTATAGTAAGAAGAATCGATGACTTAGGAAGAGTCGTTATACCTAAAGAGATAAGAAGAACTTTAAGAATTAGAGAAGGAGATCCTCTTGAAATTTTCACTGATCGTGAAGGAGGAATAATTTTAAAGAAATATTCGCCTATAGGTGAATTAAGCGATTTTGCAAAGGAATATGCTGAAGCACTTCAACAATCTGTTGGTCATTCTATACTTATTTGTGATAGAGATTCAATTATAGCAGTTGCAGGTGCTGCCAAAAAGGAATATATGGAAAAAAGGATTAGTGACGATGTTGAAAAAATACTTAATGAAAGAAAAACAGTGATGCATAATGCAAAAGATGGAGGGAAAGGATTTGCAATAACTGCTGATGAAGAAGATGGTACGGCTTATTCAGCCCAGGTTATATCACCAATAATAGCTGAGGGCGATGCAATTGGAGCAGTAATTATAATGTCAAAGGATGAAAATATTGTAATGGGAGATCAGGAGAAAAAGCTTTCAGAAACAGCAGCTGTATTTTTAGGTAAACAAATGGAGTAA
- a CDS encoding peptidylprolyl isomerase, with translation MGKIKRSIAIVLFLTFLVGLTGCDLIAKTPEGIKNTVVAKVGNEKITRGDFDKRLSLEKTRYESYYGEGFFDKKENAEYLKEIKEKLLDQMVEEKVYLQKAKELNVVPDEKSLNDEVQKQIDEAIKAYGDEKKFNDQLSKLKITIDDYKELVKNSIIFEKLYDNQTKDIKATDEEINNYYHENAYDYTEKPNVMNVSHILVNTEEEAKKVKEEIDKGLKFEDAAKKYSTDPGSKDKGGELGDIYYNDKNYDNNFMLAAIALPVGKISSPVKSQFGYHIIKVNKKTEYPMVPLEKVKSEISNILIEQKKSDKFQKLVQEWEKKISIKKYTDRL, from the coding sequence GTGGGGAAAATAAAAAGGTCAATAGCTATTGTTCTATTTCTAACGTTTTTAGTAGGTCTTACGGGATGTGATTTAATTGCAAAAACTCCAGAGGGTATAAAAAATACTGTTGTAGCTAAAGTAGGTAACGAAAAAATTACGAGAGGTGATTTTGATAAAAGGTTGTCTCTTGAAAAAACAAGATATGAATCATATTATGGTGAGGGATTCTTTGATAAGAAGGAGAATGCAGAATATTTAAAGGAAATAAAAGAAAAGCTTCTGGATCAGATGGTTGAAGAAAAAGTTTATCTTCAAAAAGCAAAGGAATTAAACGTAGTTCCTGATGAAAAATCTTTAAATGATGAAGTTCAAAAGCAAATAGATGAGGCTATTAAAGCCTATGGAGATGAGAAAAAATTTAATGATCAGTTATCAAAGTTAAAGATTACAATAGATGATTATAAGGAACTTGTAAAGAATAGTATAATCTTTGAAAAACTTTATGACAATCAAACAAAAGATATAAAAGCTACAGATGAAGAAATTAATAACTATTATCATGAAAATGCTTATGATTATACAGAAAAGCCAAATGTTATGAATGTTTCACATATACTTGTAAATACTGAGGAAGAGGCAAAAAAAGTTAAAGAAGAGATAGATAAAGGATTAAAGTTTGAAGATGCTGCAAAAAAATATAGTACTGATCCTGGTTCAAAGGATAAAGGCGGAGAGCTAGGAGATATTTATTACAATGATAAAAATTATGATAATAATTTCATGCTTGCAGCAATAGCACTCCCCGTAGGAAAGATTAGCTCCCCAGTAAAAAGCCAGTTTGGATATCACATTATTAAGGTAAATAAAAAGACTGAATATCCAATGGTTCCACTTGAGAAAGTTAAAAGTGAGATAAGCAATATACTTATTGAACAGAAAAAATCTGACAAATTCCAAAAACTTGTACAAGAATGGGAAAAGAAAATTAGCATTAAAAAATATACAGATAGATTATAA
- a CDS encoding response regulator transcription factor, with protein MVETKVLIVDDDTNICDLIELYLQKEGYKVYKAYNGSEAIKIFKDKMVDVIVLDIMMPQMDGYETLKEIRKTSSIPVLMLTAKGETFDRVLGLELGADDYIVKPFEPKELVARIKAVLRRYKPQTQKRALEFSDLIIDADSYIVKYKGEDMEMPPKEFELLYFLASNPNKVFTRDQLLYEVWGYDYPGDSRTVDVHVKRLREKLPDNREWQIKTVWGVGYKFEVK; from the coding sequence ATGGTTGAAACAAAGGTATTAATAGTAGATGATGACACTAATATTTGTGATTTAATAGAACTTTATCTCCAAAAGGAAGGATATAAGGTATATAAAGCCTATAATGGTTCTGAAGCAATAAAAATATTTAAGGATAAGATGGTAGATGTTATTGTACTTGATATAATGATGCCTCAAATGGATGGATATGAAACTTTAAAGGAGATAAGAAAAACTTCTTCAATTCCAGTTTTAATGCTTACAGCAAAAGGAGAAACATTTGATAGAGTTTTAGGACTTGAGCTTGGTGCAGACGATTACATTGTTAAGCCTTTTGAGCCTAAGGAGCTTGTTGCACGAATTAAGGCTGTATTAAGAAGATACAAACCACAGACTCAAAAAAGAGCTCTTGAGTTTTCAGATCTTATAATAGATGCAGATTCTTATATTGTAAAATATAAAGGTGAGGATATGGAGATGCCCCCTAAGGAGTTTGAGCTTTTGTATTTTCTTGCATCGAATCCTAATAAAGTTTTTACAAGGGATCAGCTTCTTTATGAGGTTTGGGGCTATGATTACCCTGGAGATTCAAGAACAGTTGATGTTCATGTAAAGCGTCTTAGGGAAAAGCTTCCAGATAATAGAGAATGGCAGATTAAAACCGTTTGGGGAGTAGGATATAAATTTGAGGTGAAATAA
- a CDS encoding S1C family serine protease, producing MDYNHNSWESGVRFVEERKPKKFMRFLGIILIVFFSASIGGILGGYYVKKNYENEYVYEGNIKNSVKSLSQNTQTSDIPKNSINNVADQVGPTIVGVNNNVRTWGGGTALQGSGSGIIFDKSGYIVTNEHVIDGATNVTVTLPGGKKLPAQIIGSDVRSDLAVLKVNAQNLPVAKFGDSSKVRVGDTAIAIGNPLGEEFAGSVTVGVVSAVNRKLYLDGKMYKLIQTDASINPGNSGGALCNVAGEIIGINTLKNVDAEGMGFAIPINEAIPIIQALMKNGYVSRPYIGIEYQFIDEDTANENGIPVGVYVARTVKGGAAEKAGILPGDIIVAFDKVSIDSSETLIEVLSKHKVGDVVTLKIYRNGSYQNIQIKLQDSNGR from the coding sequence ATGGATTATAATCATAACTCATGGGAAAGTGGAGTAAGATTTGTTGAAGAAAGAAAGCCTAAAAAGTTTATGAGGTTTTTAGGAATTATACTAATCGTGTTTTTTTCTGCTTCAATAGGAGGTATTCTTGGTGGATACTATGTGAAGAAAAATTATGAAAATGAATATGTTTATGAAGGAAATATAAAGAATAGTGTAAAAAGTTTATCTCAAAATACTCAGACGTCTGATATACCAAAGAATTCAATAAACAATGTTGCAGACCAAGTTGGACCTACAATTGTGGGAGTTAATAATAATGTTAGGACATGGGGTGGAGGAACAGCTCTTCAAGGTAGTGGCTCTGGTATTATATTTGACAAATCAGGGTATATAGTAACTAATGAACATGTAATAGACGGAGCAACTAATGTAACAGTTACTCTTCCAGGAGGTAAAAAACTTCCCGCACAGATTATAGGAAGTGATGTTAGAAGTGATCTTGCAGTGCTTAAAGTTAATGCGCAAAACCTACCAGTTGCAAAATTTGGAGATTCATCTAAAGTTAGGGTTGGAGATACAGCGATTGCAATTGGCAATCCTTTAGGGGAAGAATTTGCAGGTTCAGTAACTGTAGGAGTTGTAAGTGCTGTTAATAGAAAGCTTTATCTTGATGGAAAGATGTATAAGCTTATTCAGACTGACGCTTCGATAAACCCAGGTAACAGTGGAGGAGCTTTATGTAATGTTGCTGGAGAGATTATAGGTATAAATACATTAAAAAACGTTGACGCAGAGGGTATGGGCTTTGCAATTCCAATAAATGAAGCAATTCCTATAATTCAAGCTCTTATGAAAAATGGTTATGTTTCAAGGCCATATATAGGGATTGAATATCAGTTTATTGATGAAGATACAGCAAATGAAAATGGAATTCCGGTTGGAGTCTATGTAGCCAGGACTGTAAAAGGAGGGGCAGCAGAAAAAGCAGGTATATTGCCTGGAGATATAATTGTTGCCTTCGATAAAGTTAGTATCGACAGTTCTGAAACATTAATAGAAGTTCTTTCAAAGCACAAAGTAGGAGATGTAGTAACATTAAAGATATATCGTAATGGAAGTTATCAAAATATACAGATAAAGCTTCAAGATTCAAATGGAAGATAA